From the genome of Phlebotomus papatasi isolate M1 chromosome 2, Ppap_2.1, whole genome shotgun sequence:
TCTTGCACCATAGAGTATTTCTCGTGAAAAACTTTTACCAATGTAATGGCGATTATTATGGTGTTAAAACAAAATATGAGATTAACTACAAGGACAGGAATGACTCCCCAAAGTTCTCATGCGACGTCTTGATCGAGGTAGTTAACCTCTTTGAGGAAACTGGAAGTGTTTTCAAGCCTCCGGAAAACACTGTTCAGGTAAGTCCATTCAAAGGAATCAGTATCCTTCGTCATGGCGTTTGGACAAATCAAGAAAGCTTTTCCTTTTACAGACAGCTTGTGAACAAATTGAGCAAGTATACATAAAAACAGAGGATCCAGAAGAGGTATTATTTGAAGATGAAATTGAAGTTCATAACCCAGTGAAATGCTTCTTCGGTCCTCCCGTATTTGAAGAGTACAATCTGACTCAAATCAGAGACTTAACTCGTGTACAAAACAGCACATCTGATTCTAATACCTCGAATGATAATACCGAGAAAGCTCCACTAATACAGGAAATTAAAACCGAGATAGCAGATGAAGAaccaaaaaaattacatgaattCTGCGTTTCAtgcaaaaaaagtttgaaaCGGAATCACACTGAACATCATGAGCCTGATGAAGAGTTAAGCAGTGGGTCATCATCAAGATACGAAGGACCAAAACCAgcaaaagttgctaaaaaggtaaatttattatatttaaattaaaaaaacatcctTAACCTTCAAAGGACTGTCTTGAATTTAAAGAAATGGGATTTGTTAGAACGGTTAGGAATCTCTCAGATCTTCTGCAagactgaaaaaatattttgtcaattttattatattataatttagGGTCCTCTCTATAActcctcgattttgagttatatttatagggtaagtgtgccaaattccggccagcttgcaattctggccaccttttttgttcctcgaatttccatgattttttagtttttacatactctagagattatacaatgcaaaagaataacaaaaaaatgtagctttgaaaaacgagatgatgtgaaaaagacattggaagaattcccgaagggcaagaaactatgagaatgaaggtggccgaaatagggcaccaaagctatgtctacatttttattcattttaaaatgtattaagaacgattttcaagtaaataaagacaataaactgttTAGAagtttctaagcaacactcctaaagtagaagaaatgaaaaaaatcaatttctattaaagatagggtaagtgtgcctaattccagccagcttgcaatttcggccactttttttgttcctcgaatttccacgaacttttagattttacgtactctagagagtatacaatgcaaaagaataacaaaaaatgtaacttcgacaaacaagataacgtgaaaaatatattggaagaattcccgaagggcaaggaactataagaatgaaggtggccgaaatagggcaccaaagctatatctatatttttattcactttaaaatgttttaagaattattttagtgtaaatgaagactgtaaactctttacaaggttccaagcaacactttcagaagaaagaataaaaaaaatcaatgtgaatttaaaatattacatttcaaacttaagactttgacgcttgcatgcaaccatgacgaaatttggcacacttaccctattcgaTTCTTCAACTTTCAAACTTTTGTTTTAAAAGAGCTCTGACATTTTATGTAAAAAGAGCAATTTTAGGCCATCCGTCTATCCACCTAGGCCTTACTTGAACTAGAGGGTACACAGATAGATATAGTATGCTAATCTATCATCCGTTTAATTCACCTCCttggaatatttaattttcaccttggaatatttacaaaaaatgtatccatcatttttttctattcttggAAATGCTGTAGTGGTTGTGTAGGCAGACATTTTgttcatattcaaaaatgtcCTTGAATCCTTTCTAATAACAATTTGTCAAAATCAAAGGTTTCTAATTGAATCGATCCAAGTTTAGTACTAAACAAGTATCGTgcaaaaggtcttggaatccctgATTCTAAGACCTCTCCTACAACACTTGGCGTCATTTAGTTATTATTTAGAGCTTATATTcccaggcaagatcctgaatttgattcagccaccttatcCTTGTCCTGTTCCGAGGTTGATGCCTCATCAGAATGACACGCAAAAAGCTTTTCCGATAAATCTTTCTCCATTCATGCGTTTAACATTTAACATGATCATTCTATCGAAGTTATGATTTCTCGACTCCGTGTCCGAGCTCCTCACGAACTCCTCATCTCGTTACCTCGTATTCGCTATTTCATTCTTTCGGTGACCAAATCCGGGTGCATTTGTTAGATTAAGTAAACAAAGGGCACCCTCTATTCCTAAAAAACTCGTAAATTGGGTGATATATCAACTTTACGAAGATTACTAGAGGTTAGAAGAAGATTGgaggctggtggattccctttcCTGTTCGcgtgaaattcatatttcccgtcTTTTACTGGTGGTATAATTCTGTTGACCACCGTGTGGAGGATTGGCTGACAGGCGGCACTGTCAGGCAGTCGGTAACATGGTCTGAAAGAATTCGGATGGGGGCACATAGCCGGGTCGATTCCgagcaattggccgcgataaacCTTGGTCTCTGAGGAATTTTTCAGGGCAAATGGCCGACAAGACTAGAAATAGCGAAAGTTGGATATTTTTATCGATCATTTATGGGTCGTCTTCAGACGATCGTTAAGTCCCTCTCCGATCGTTAAATCTTCATATCATCGAGGATCGTTACGTAGATTTAACGATCGTCTTCAGACGATCAATAAGTCCCTGTTCGATCGTTAAGTCTTCATACGATCGAGGATCGTTACGTCGACTTAACGATCGTCTTCAGACGATCGTTAAGTTCAGAAGTACGCTCTGAATTTCTAATGAGCAATTCCTGGAATTGGACGCTTTTCTGGGAAATAATATCGAATAAAGTTAGGATGTGAGTGAAATATTTTAGTATAAGAAGGGTAATTACATTCAAGAAGTTAGTTCAGTCTTGGAGGAAACTTTGCTCACTTTGCCCAGTAGTGTACTAATCTTCATCAATAAACAAGTTTCGCAGCCCAAGAATACTTTTTTGATACCTCCAAGAGATCTTCTGGAGTCGGCAGCAACGGTGAACCCTTAGGTGAACCTCTCTTTGATTTACCACAATCGTTTCGCGACGAGGGTTCTACGTCTTTCTTatcatcactcgtgaataacaccccaaGATATTTGAACTCCTCCGTCTGTTTCAATATGACTCCATTAACGTGTAGGGGGTATCAGGGTATCAAGAGATCACCATTATTATTTTCGATTTAGCCATGTTCACCTTCATATTTGTTTCAGCCATCTcgccggcgagtggccttcatcTTAAAACCATCTTCTTGGAGAAGATGGTTAAAACCATCTTCTCACATTCACATACGgattcgtatggaaatttttctgcacccGTTACCGTTATGCGATACGCGTTAAAATTAAGGCGTTTCTTGTATACGAGCTGTACAAGACTCAGTATCTTGTAGAGAGTaatatactagatttctgtCTGATAAATTTAAGCTTTGTTTAGTATAAATTGGTCAGGGGGTAGATTTCATCTAAATCATCCGCAAAGAGGAGATAGCTTACTCCGTAATCCTCAATGCGAATCGTATCCTGGGTGTGAATTCTGGAATGGTGAGTTATTCGCGAGGGAAATTCTCGACCCTGAGGTCACCTTTAGAAAGCGTTTCAAGAAGCTTTCGCAAAAACTCTCATGTGATTTCTTAGGGTTTATAAGTGTATCATATCATAGGGCATTTTTTGTGAAAGCTTTATGAAACACTTACAAAAGATTATCTAAAAGTCATGaatttttcacgtgaaaaactcacgatATCGGAGTTCATATTCTGATTCCGACTGCGTTTCACCATTCTGTCCATATATAAAACGACGACAGTGATAGAACACACCTTAGACGCGATCCAAGGTGTGTTGACCAGAAATATGTTCgacttggatccgtttacacagctactacagtctctaCAATTATTGAATAACTCTCATAAATTCCTCATCAAATTTATACTCGTGCAGTACACCCCACAGTTATTATCCCGGTTTGATTTTTAGATGTGATATCAAACAATTTTGAGCAAAACTTTAAATTacttattttgtgaaaaaagtgcttTTGTGAAATGTGAACAAAGTGTGTGAGATTTCCCTACATTCTAGATAACCAGAGAAGAAAAGACCAAGAagaagaacaaatcctacactcaagagcaagtcaagaaaggtctggAAGCTCTTCGCTGCGGAAAATCACTGGGTGAGGCGTCAACTTTATTTGGCGTGCCGAAAACAACCCTTTTTAATAAGCTCATCAAGAGATATCCAGAGGAATGTACTGCAGGAAGACGCCCCAGGCTACCAAAAGACAAAGAAGATGAGAtcgttgaatggattttggGATGTACTGACAAAtggcatcctataacaaaagatcagATCCTCGACAGTGTACAACTGATGTGTAAGAAATTTAACATCGTCAATGAGTTTGCAGATGGGAGGCCAGGATATgcttggttcaggaattttTTGAAGAGGTACCCACAACTAAGACATCGTACACTAGATTCACGTATCACACAGACAACTGGTGTTACTACTAAAAACAtcactgagtggtttgagaaaacaCGTGAATACTTAGaatccaaagatcttctggaactcCCTCATGATCGCGTCTTTAGTCTAGACGAAACCGGCGTAATGCTTTCTCCCGTGGGCGACAAGGTTAGTGTTCTGTTAATCTAGTGTTgattttaaattcatgtttggtgttattttgtgaaaatgagTATGATTGAATTTCTCTTTACTTCTATCAGCTAATGGCAAGAAAGGGCTCAAATATATTTGGAAAAGTGATGGCATCTaacaagaaaaatattgtgaCTGTGTTATTCACCATCTCAGCTGATGGAAAATTGGCTCCACCCTTGCTTATACACAAAGGTCAAAAAAATTCTAGTATTATGACTGCGGCTTGCAATGACAAAGGCTGGGTAATGGGAATATCAGAAGGTGGCTCGATGACcagtgaaatattttacagttACATTGCAAATTCCTTTTACAACTGGCTTCTAAAACAGAACATACAATTTCCAGTTATACTATACCTGGATAGACTTGCACCTTTTATTACTCTAGAGTTgagtaaattttgtaaaagcaAGGGAATTGAGTTAATCTCTCTTTACCCCAACGCAACACATGTGATGCAACCCTTGGACACATCATTTTTCTCCTCACTGGAAGAGAAATACAAAGTGACTTTAAGTCAATGGAGCAGTGAAAATAATGGAGACAAATTGAAACCACGGAATCTCATAGGGGTATTATCAGATGCTTTGTCACTCTTAAATCTCGAAGACATTGCAAAAAGAGGATTTAGAGGATGCGGTCTGCTACCATTTGATCGTAACGGCATTGACAATGCGAAGTTTTTAACCGGATCAAAATATGACTGAATAGCTGTCGATATaacattatttatgaaaaataaatataagtaaactattagttctttttttattttaaaataaataaagtcgaTTTAAGgcgtgaaatgataactttggctctcgctagtatcgattcgacacaatcgaatctctagtatcgttaGATCCAAATGATGACATGAAATGAGTGTCGGCTCTTCATGCATTGTCGGCTCGTTCTTGTGACACTttacttatccggcgctacaaccagttactggtcttggcctgactcaggacccgtcgccactcgagcctgttacgcgccactgtgcTCCAATTTCGCACCCCTAAcgagctggcgtcctggtccacgccgtcggtctatctgaggctgggtcggcctcgcctcctcgtagcatagagtccgcccctaaagactttccaggctgggtcgtcctcatccttgcgaaccagatgaccagcccacc
Proteins encoded in this window:
- the LOC129803561 gene encoding uncharacterized protein LOC129803561 isoform X2 — its product is MKSELDFFLLHHRVFLVKNFYQCNGDYYGVKTKYEINYKDRNDSPKFSCDVLIEVVNLFEETGSVFKPPENTVQTACEQIEQVYIKTEDPEEVLFEDEIEVHNPVKCFFGPPVFEEYNLTQIRDLTRVQNSTSDSNTSNDNTEKAPLIQEIKTEIADEEPKKLHEFCVSCKKSLKRNHTEHHEPDEELSSGSSSRYEGPKPAKVAKKITREEKTKKKNKSYTQEQVKKGLEALRCGKSLGEASTLFGVPKTTLFNKLIKRYPEECTAGRRPRLPKDKEDEIVEWILGCTDKWHPITKDQILDSVQLMCKKFNIVNEFADGRPGYAWFRNFLKRYPQLRHRTLDSRITQTTGVTTKNITEWFEKTREYLESKDLLELPHDRVFSLDETGVMLSPVGDKLMARKGSNIFGKVMASNKKNIVTVLFTISADGKLAPPLLIHKGQKNSSIMTAACNDKGWVMGISEGGSMTSEIFYSYIANSFYNWLLKQNIQFPVILYLDRLAPFITLELSKFCKSKGIELISLYPNATHVMQPLDTSFFSSLEEKYKVTLSQWSSENNGDKLKPRNLIGVLSDALSLLNLEDIAKRGFRGCGLLPFDRNGIDNAKFLTGSKYD
- the LOC129803561 gene encoding uncharacterized protein LOC129803561 isoform X5, whose amino-acid sequence is MKSELDFFLLHHRVFLVKNFYQCNGDYYGVKTKYEINYKDRNDSPKFSCDVLIEVVNLFEETGSVFKPPENTVQTACEQIEQVYIKTEDPEEVLFEDEIEVHNPVKCFFGPPVFEEYNLTQIRDLTRVQNSTSDSNTSNDNTEKAPLIQEIKTEIADEEPKKLHEFCVSCKKSLKRNHTEHHEPDEELSSGSSSRYEGPKPAKVAKKNTEKKRLRGENSSQWITDEAIIQVALQEILQDRLRIKEANEVFGIPKTTLYTRLQRIKTDLPDTQKVSLLMGLKTRDMVNKFASQQIFTMAQEENLITHLLEFSKHNFGLTQNAIRKLAYQYAVSIDQKIPPSWETNERAGGSWPYAFLKRHR